In Limnohabitans sp. INBF002, one genomic interval encodes:
- a CDS encoding YggS family pyridoxal phosphate-dependent enzyme, producing MTTPDHVLHDKLQAVQTRIAAACAASGRPADAVQLLAVSKTFSADDVRQVAACGQRNFGENYIQEGVDKITALQGVAPTLVWHCIGPIQSNKTKLVAKHFDWAHTVDRLKIAQRLSDQRPAHLAPLNVCLQVNIDGGETKSGIDPVDVLALAQEVAKLPRLVLRGLMTIPDPVEGFERQVAVHAKARALFDEVKAALSLPQFDTLSMGMTGDLEAAVHAGSTMVRVGTAIFGGRSYAA from the coding sequence ATGACTACGCCAGACCACGTGCTACACGACAAACTCCAAGCTGTGCAAACCCGCATTGCAGCGGCTTGTGCCGCGAGTGGCCGCCCTGCGGATGCGGTGCAACTATTGGCAGTTTCTAAAACGTTCAGCGCCGACGATGTGCGCCAAGTGGCGGCCTGTGGTCAGCGCAATTTTGGAGAGAACTACATCCAAGAAGGGGTAGACAAAATCACCGCTTTGCAAGGTGTCGCACCCACGTTGGTGTGGCACTGCATTGGTCCCATCCAAAGCAACAAGACCAAACTGGTGGCCAAGCACTTCGATTGGGCGCACACCGTGGACCGCCTCAAAATCGCGCAGCGTTTGAGTGACCAACGCCCTGCGCACTTGGCGCCGTTGAACGTGTGTTTGCAGGTCAACATTGATGGTGGCGAAACCAAATCGGGGATTGACCCCGTCGATGTGCTGGCGCTGGCTCAAGAAGTAGCTAAGCTGCCGCGCTTGGTATTGCGCGGCCTCATGACCATTCCTGACCCTGTGGAGGGCTTTGAGCGCCAAGTGGCCGTACACGCCAAAGCACGCGCCTTGTTTGACGAGGTGAAAGCTGCGCTGAGCCTGCCCCAGTTCGACACCCTGTCGATGGGCATGACGGGCGACTTAGAGGCCGCCGTCCACGCGGGCAGCACGATGGTGCGGGTGGGGACGGCGATTTTTGGTGGGCGAAGTTACGCCGCTTAA
- a CDS encoding BON domain-containing protein, translated as MTSKFVKAALALLAALQLSACAPLMFGGVIGGAMVASDRRTAGIQVEDEGIEQRSATAIRENFGSKEHINITSYNRQVLITGEVSNDTVRSQTEQLIGRVQNVRSVVNELVIGPASSMGDRSNDVLLVAKVKAAMVDSEDVFANVFKVVGERGTVYLMGRVTQREAKRATDVVRGVSGVKRVVRVFEYITEDELRAMQPKRSDSQSVDLNAPKSNASQQPVVTPIK; from the coding sequence ATGACATCTAAATTTGTAAAAGCCGCATTGGCTCTGTTGGCCGCTTTGCAGTTGTCTGCGTGTGCACCTCTGATGTTCGGTGGTGTGATTGGTGGCGCTATGGTGGCGAGCGACCGTCGCACCGCAGGTATCCAGGTGGAAGACGAAGGCATTGAACAACGCAGCGCGACAGCCATCCGCGAAAATTTCGGTAGCAAAGAGCACATCAACATCACCAGCTACAACCGCCAAGTGTTGATCACGGGTGAAGTGTCCAACGACACCGTGCGTTCGCAAACCGAGCAGTTGATTGGCCGCGTACAAAACGTCCGCTCTGTGGTGAACGAGCTGGTCATTGGCCCAGCTTCCAGCATGGGTGATCGTTCCAACGACGTGCTGTTGGTGGCCAAGGTCAAAGCTGCCATGGTCGACAGCGAAGACGTGTTTGCCAACGTGTTCAAAGTGGTAGGCGAGCGCGGCACGGTTTACCTGATGGGCCGCGTGACCCAACGCGAAGCCAAACGCGCGACCGATGTGGTGCGTGGCGTGAGTGGCGTCAAGCGTGTGGTGCGTGTGTTTGAGTACATCACCGAAGACGAGCTGCGTGCCATGCAGCCCAAGCGCAGCGATTCACAGTCAGTGGACCTGAATGCGCCGAAATCCAATGCTTCGCAGCAACCCGTTGTGACGCCAATCAAATAA
- a CDS encoding NAD(P)-dependent oxidoreductase, which yields MSSINAKTYEPTASAHVAFIGMGVMGYPMAGHLATAGHAVTVYNRSPAKAEAWVKEFAASKAPKSALTPREAAKGASIVFCCVGNDNDLRSVVFGADGILAGMEPGTVLVDHTTASADVAREIYTAAKNLGIHFIDAPVSGGQGGAQNGLLTVMCGGDAPVFERVKPVAMAFSRAFTLIGEPGAGQLTKMVNQICIAGLVQGLSEAIAFGQKAGLDMNLVLDVIGKGAAQSWQLDNRGKTMVADKFDFGFAVDWMRKDLGLVFDEAKRNGAVLPVTQMVDQFYGDVQKMGGNRWDTSSLIKRLR from the coding sequence ATGTCCAGCATCAACGCCAAAACCTACGAACCCACCGCCTCTGCCCACGTTGCCTTCATCGGCATGGGTGTGATGGGCTACCCCATGGCCGGCCACTTGGCCACGGCAGGTCACGCGGTGACGGTGTACAACCGCTCACCCGCCAAGGCTGAAGCTTGGGTGAAAGAGTTTGCAGCCAGCAAAGCCCCGAAGAGCGCACTCACCCCACGCGAAGCCGCCAAAGGCGCCAGCATTGTGTTTTGCTGTGTGGGCAATGACAACGACTTACGCTCGGTGGTGTTTGGCGCCGACGGCATACTGGCAGGCATGGAGCCGGGCACCGTTTTGGTGGACCACACCACCGCCTCTGCCGATGTGGCCCGCGAGATTTACACCGCAGCCAAGAACCTCGGCATTCACTTCATCGACGCGCCGGTGTCGGGTGGTCAAGGCGGTGCGCAAAACGGCTTGCTGACGGTCATGTGCGGCGGCGATGCGCCCGTGTTTGAGCGCGTCAAGCCTGTGGCCATGGCCTTCTCTCGTGCGTTCACCTTGATAGGTGAACCCGGTGCAGGCCAACTGACCAAGATGGTTAACCAAATCTGTATCGCGGGCTTGGTACAAGGCCTGAGCGAAGCCATTGCCTTTGGCCAAAAAGCGGGCCTCGACATGAACCTCGTGCTCGACGTGATTGGCAAAGGTGCGGCGCAGAGCTGGCAACTGGACAACCGCGGCAAGACCATGGTGGCCGACAAGTTTGATTTCGGCTTTGCGGTGGATTGGATGCGCAAAGATTTGGGCCTGGTGTTTGACGAAGCCAAGCGCAACGGCGCAGTGTTGCCTGTGACGCAAATGGTCGACCAGTTCTACGGCGACGTGCAAAAAATGGGTGGCAACCGCTGGGACACGTCTAGCTTGATCAAGCGTTTGCGCTAA
- a CDS encoding phosphoheptose isomerase codes for MLEQRIEQHFIDSADLKYQAAQVLSKPIAAAVSAVLASVTSGGKVLACGNGGSAADAQHFAAEFVGRFERERPELGAIALTTDSSIITAIANDYSYEQIFSKQVRALGQSGDVLLAITTSGSSPNVLAAIQAAHERDMTVVALTGKGGGKMGQALRETDVHICVPHDRTARIQEVHLLAIHCICDGVDAQLLGDSESKE; via the coding sequence ATGCTTGAGCAACGAATTGAACAACACTTCATCGACTCTGCCGACCTGAAATATCAGGCGGCACAAGTCTTGTCTAAACCCATCGCTGCAGCCGTGTCTGCCGTGCTGGCCAGTGTCACCAGTGGTGGCAAAGTGCTGGCGTGCGGCAACGGTGGTTCTGCCGCCGACGCGCAACACTTTGCCGCTGAGTTTGTGGGCCGCTTTGAGCGTGAACGTCCAGAGCTGGGAGCCATCGCCCTCACCACGGACAGCTCCATCATCACAGCCATCGCCAACGACTACAGCTACGAACAAATTTTTTCTAAGCAAGTGCGTGCCCTTGGTCAGTCGGGTGACGTGTTGCTGGCGATCACCACCAGTGGCAGCTCGCCCAATGTGTTGGCGGCCATTCAAGCCGCGCATGAGCGCGACATGACGGTCGTCGCCCTCACCGGCAAAGGCGGCGGCAAGATGGGCCAAGCTTTGCGCGAAACCGATGTGCATATTTGTGTGCCACACGACCGCACTGCGCGTATTCAAGAAGTGCACTTGCTGGCCATCCATTGCATTTGCGATGGTGTGGACGCGCAACTGCTTGGCGACTCAGAAAGTAAAGAATGA
- a CDS encoding type IV pilus twitching motility protein PilT, with amino-acid sequence MTLNELLTQAVAQHASDLHLSAGLAPQVRAQGVLTPLQGPTTSHPLAHEALQRMLTDLMDEAQHTQFMQGHEVDFAFAVPELGRFRANAFMQQHGCGTVMRHIPSGTPTLAALHAPRVLPDLLKQVGLLLVTGPTGSGKSTTLAAMVQHLNTSTQQHLVTLEDPIEFVHTSDQCLITQREIGTHSHSFAHALRAALREDPDVILVGELRDLETIRLALTAAETGHLVLASLHTRSAAATVERMVDVFDAHEKALVRTQLSDALVGVVSQTLCPTPTKDGRVAVFETLVATPAIRHLIREGKTAQMQSTQQTGAAYGMQSMAQALQDARHQGLIS; translated from the coding sequence CTGACTTTGAATGAACTCCTCACCCAAGCGGTGGCGCAACACGCGTCTGATTTACACCTGTCGGCAGGGTTGGCGCCCCAGGTGCGCGCGCAAGGCGTGTTGACGCCGCTGCAAGGCCCCACCACGTCTCACCCGCTCGCGCATGAAGCGCTACAAAGAATGTTGACTGACTTGATGGACGAAGCGCAACACACGCAATTCATGCAAGGCCATGAAGTTGACTTCGCATTTGCCGTGCCCGAGCTGGGGCGTTTTCGGGCGAATGCCTTCATGCAACAACACGGCTGCGGCACGGTGATGCGCCACATTCCCAGCGGCACGCCCACGCTGGCGGCGTTGCACGCACCGCGTGTGCTGCCGGACTTGCTCAAGCAAGTTGGTTTGCTGTTGGTGACAGGGCCAACGGGCTCTGGCAAATCCACCACCTTGGCCGCGATGGTGCAACACCTGAACACCAGCACGCAGCAACACCTCGTGACGCTGGAAGACCCGATTGAGTTTGTGCACACCAGCGATCAATGCCTGATTACCCAGCGCGAAATTGGCACGCATAGCCACAGCTTTGCGCACGCGTTACGCGCCGCCTTGCGCGAAGACCCCGACGTGATTTTGGTGGGTGAGCTGCGCGACCTAGAAACCATTCGCCTCGCCCTCACAGCCGCCGAAACCGGGCACTTGGTGCTGGCCAGCCTGCACACGCGCAGCGCGGCGGCCACGGTCGAGCGCATGGTGGATGTGTTTGACGCACACGAAAAAGCCTTGGTACGCACCCAACTCAGCGATGCGTTGGTGGGCGTGGTGTCGCAAACACTCTGCCCCACACCAACGAAAGATGGCCGCGTGGCGGTGTTTGAAACGCTGGTGGCCACCCCCGCCATTCGTCACCTGATTCGCGAGGGCAAAACCGCACAGATGCAAAGCACCCAGCAAACAGGTGCCGCGTACGGCATGCAAAGCATGGCCCAAGCGCTTCAAGACGCCCGCCACCAAGGACTGATCTCCTAA